Proteins from a genomic interval of Maylandia zebra isolate NMK-2024a linkage group LG15, Mzebra_GT3a, whole genome shotgun sequence:
- the pex11g gene encoding peroxisomal membrane protein 11C encodes MFSVVRAAGRMDCHTRYVSVSARREKKGSGKVRAVIEQKRELEACKYNNNHCSQEESLTSPVLLAGRRRRSIESTIFYLSLLWVLPVSKSSWGNRSRAKTANLTGDGVGLIDFLINLAALRQSGADMQRSLESLVQLLESYRGRDKVIRTVCYGSQLVGGVLSRRAEADVRSQRLGKSLLLFSAQLSHCRTVLRLFDDFSMLAYSHSYGFGNGEEDAAVRWISVLNNVADQLYYPCEHIAWAADAELIRVKSDKWWLFSTVLWGTSLLLGILRSLRVLLLLRKKLKKRHEGRNSRSQLRRQMRGELLSILSSMADLSNAIHWMPPGFLWAGRFPNWLVGLMGTTSSLIGLIQMNAGSGDQSDTTQSSPE; translated from the exons atgttcagtgtagtccgtgctgctgggagaatggactgccatacacgttatgtgtctgtgagcgctaggagggagaaaaaggggagtggaaaggtacgagcagtcatcgagcaaaaacgggagctggaagcatgtaaatataataataaccactgcagccaagaagagagcctgacgagcccagtt CTCCTGGCCGGACGAAGGAGACGCTCGATTGAATCGACGATCTTCTACTTGAGTCTGCTTTGGGTGCTTCCTGTTTCAAAGTCCAGCTGGGGGAACAGATCACGAGCAAAAACAGCAAATCTAACTGGAGATGGTGTTGGCCTAATAGACTTTCTTATAAATCTAGCAGCGCTTCGACAGAGCGGAGCAGACATGCAGCGGTCTCTGGAGTCTCTGGTGCAGCTGCTGGAGTCCTACAGAGGCAGAGATAAAGTC ATCAGGACAGTGTGTTATGGATCCCAGCTGGTTGGAGGAGTTCTTTCCCGGAGAGCAGAGGCAGATGTCCGGTCCCAGCGGCTCGGGAAAAGcctgctgctgttttctgcTCAGCTCAGTCACTGCAGGACGGTGCTCAGGTTGTTCGATGACTTCTCCATGCTGGCCTACTCCCACAGCTACGGGTTTGGAAATGGG GAGGAGGACGCGGCCGTGCGCTGGATATCCGTGCTGAACAACGTAGCGGACCAGCTGTACTACCCCTGTGAACACATCGCCTGGGCCGCCGACGCTGAGCTCATCAGAGTGAAGTCCGATAAGTGGTGGCTGTTCAGCACAGTGCTGTGGGGAACCTCACTGCTGCTGGGAATCCTCAG ATCGCTCCGagttcttctgctgctgaggaagaagctgaagaagaggCACGAAGGCAGAAACAG TCGCTCTCAGCTCCGCCGGCAGATGCGAGGGGAGCTGCTGTCCATCCTCAGCAGCATGGCTGACCTCAGTAACGCCATTCACTGGATGCCGCCCGGCTTCCTGTGGGCAGGACGTTTCCCTAACTGGCTGGTGGGGCTGATGGGCACCACgtcctctctgattggtttgaTCCAGATGAATGCCGGTAGCGGTGATCAGTCAGACACTACACAGTCTTCACCAGAGTGA
- the si:ch73-40i7.5 gene encoding amyloid-beta A4 precursor protein-binding family A member 3, producing the protein MDSDCLPASTDSLLCDPVPVHGASGVEVSSLAAVALPGSEAEDLDSYNLIEPPPLDWRSDTSSEAGSADDLDDASLPTSADCLDKADLGESVSLPLVEKNILTPVDVNQLDLVGNVKQPAEDVEAKSTDEAEAGAGVLRAEGFKDAEEDQAVVTLGDVDLHKNKRGEEEAAERRSNDEDHMHIHTLLSQLQLMEEEPHPSHRMPSNHHYSRRSELEACAPSSIKEDSAETKGLLFSESHQRDLLGMLQCTEIGATPRPTSLPHRGDVDAVVSVSYSQEDAQRFWRHHGNGQQQRHRDDSLTSLPDDEYPEPVWMKLGEQPPEEEATAESEQSADDQPSYKDVPGPCDPEDLLDGVIFGAKYLGSTQIKSERNPSTNARMAQAQEAVDRIKAPEGESQPMTEVDLFISTQRIKVLTTDTQEAMMDHALQMISYIADIDNIVVLMARRKRKGQDGDTDSNSSSSSAKKCLMICHVFSSEDAQIIAQAIGQAFGVAYQQFLQANGIKASDLRPGEYSDYLESQELYNGDLAHFSDSQNLREVIMTKAPGEILGLAVVESGWGSILPTVVVANLLHGGPAEHCGELSIGDRIMSINGTSLVGLPITTCQNIIRDQKSKKYVRLSIVHCPPVTMAIIRRPDPKFQLGFSVEDGIICSLMRGGIAERGGIRVGHRIIEINGQSVVATPHDKIIQILTNAVGEIHLKTMPASTYRLLTGQEQPVFL; encoded by the exons ATGGACTCAGACTGCCTCCCTGCATCTACAGACTCCCTGCTGTGTGATCCGGTTCCTGTTCATGGAGCCTCGGGGGTTGAGGTCAGCAGTCTGGCTGCAGTAGCTCTGCCAGGTTCAGAGGCAGAGGATCTGGATTCGTACAACCTGATCGAGCCTCCACCTTTAGACTGGAGGTCAGACACCTCTAGCGAAGCTGGTTCAGCAGACGATCTGGATGATGCCAGCCTTCCCACCTCAGCTGACTGTCTCGACAAGGCAGATCTGGGTGAGTCAGTATCGCTTCCTTTGGTTGAGAAAAACATTTTGACTCCAGTCGACGTGAACCAGCTGGATCTTGTCGGAAACGTTAAACAGCCTGCTGAGGATGTCGAGGCGAAATCgacagacgaggctgaagcaggTGCGGGAGTATTGAGGGCTGAGGGCTTTAAGGACGCAGAGGAAGATCAAGCAGTGGTGACATTGGGGGATGTTGATCTCCACAAgaacaagagaggtgaagaggaggctgctgaaAGGAGATCAAATGATGAAGACCATATGCATATCCACACCCTGCTCAGTCAGCTCCAACTAATGGAGGAAGAGCCGCATCCCAGTCATCGGATGCCATCAAATCATCATTACTCTAGGCGGTCTGAGCTGGAAGCATGTGCTCCTTCTTCAATAAAAGAGGACAGCGCTGAAACCAAAGGGCTGCTCTTCTCTGAAAGCCACCAGAGAGACCTGCTGGGGATGCTGCAGTGCACAGAGATAGGCGCAACACCCCGCCCTACCTCTCTGCCGCACAGAGGGGACGTGGACGCCGTGGTGTCAGTTTCCTACAGCCAGGAGGATGCACAGAGGTTCTGGAGGCATCACGGGAATGGTCAGCAACAACGGCACAGGGATGACTCCCTCACTTCACTGCCTGATGATGAGTATCCCGAGCCAGTGTGGATGAAGCTGGGAGAGCAGCCTCCAGAGGAAGAAGCTACTGCAGAGAGCGAGCAG AGTGCTGATGACCAGCCTTCATATAAAGATG TGCCTGGTCCTTGTGATCCTGAAGACCTTTTGGATGGAGTGATTTTTGGTGCCAAGTATCTTGGCTCCACTCAGATCAAATCAGAGAGGAACCCGTCTACAAACGCTCGTATGGCCCAGGCTCAGGAGGCTGTGGACCGAATAAAg GCTCCAGAAGGAGAGTCCCAACCAATGACAGAAGTGGATCTGTTCATTTCTACTCAAAGAATCAAAGTGCTCACTACTGACACGCAG GAAGCCATGATGGATCACGCTCTGCAGATGATCTCTTACATCGCTGACATCGACAACATCGTGGTCTTGATGGCACGAAGGAAACGTAAGGGGCAAGATGGTGACACCGACTCAAACTCTTCGTCATCATCTGCAAAGAAGTGCTTGATGATCTGCCATGTGTTCTCCTCTGAGGAT GCTCAGATCATAGCCCAGGCTATCGGGCAGGCGTTTGGAGTGGCTTACCAGCAGTTCCTCCAGGCCAACGGTATCAAGGCCAGCGATCTGAGGCCCGGCGAGTACAGCGACTACCTGGAAAGTCAGGAACTCTACAACGGAGACTTGGCCCACTTCTCTGACTCTCAAAACCTCAGAGAA GTAATCATGACCAAGGCTCCGGGGGAGATCTTGGGACTGGCGGTGGTTGAGTCGGGCTGGGGCTCTATCCTCCCCACAGTGGTGGTGGCCAACCTCCTCCACGGAGGCCCGGCTGAACACTGTGGTGAGCTCAGCATCGGGGACCGCATCATGTCCATCAATGGGACAAGCCTCGTGGGTCTGCCCATCACCACCTGCCAGAACATCATCCGC GATCAGAAAAGCAAGAAGTATGTGAGGCTCAGCATCGTCCACTGTCCTCCCGTCACCATGGCAATTATCAGGAGACCAGATCCGAAATTTCAGCTGGGCTTCAGCGTGGAAGATGGCATT ATTTGCAGTCTGATGCGGGGTGGTATAGCAGAGAGAGGAGGAATCCGCGTCGGGCACCGCATCATTGAAATCAACGGGCAGAGCGTCGTTGCAACGCCCCATGATAAGATCATCCAGATTCTGACAAACGCTGTAGGGGAG
- the si:ch73-40i7.2 gene encoding FYN-binding protein 1, translated as MGDSVDVKALRAKFNSKSSTSDTSSRDSGSPKSPRPGFGRAILPVAESELTQRLSPTIPPHLAGPGPVRLPRIEPMAASIPPRPGSFPRPPAYAGLRTPIQPTDATKVKQTGEMLQNMMLRHQKSPVPPVPQVPQVPQVPRLGAGSSAPVPPPTSTPLPLRQQPRQRSAGEVTPLRRPLPPEGPMPVKPKRPPTVNLEPFRRNRRGLPPALPAPRTSDGSGSRRMSLPVAPPAVVSPPKPPQRSDKPNRLQRQIASADLDEDEQDPYDDIDIDKNENCSEHSSQCVDGDDDDEVYEMIDEEQEKATMKEVKKKQEKDMKEIQKKMSELKKKFQLQGEIEVIHTAKVRYDWNGEGKLDLSVHQGDSVEILRVTGNPGGRWLARTMNGNYGYINNSCVDIDYEAVKIKHGYKKSNSQALPPPPPDPPQIFNMDSDNRDSLIQDEDDYDDVQPLPEDFPPPPPEISIDPKVEKDLKKKFKYDGPLRVLHTMLVDPNSIIKKPGAKDLPVTQGEIVDVIQLTNSKKALCRNRFGKYGYVSRSLLLPMEQDIYDDVDYADDVYDNDSL; from the exons ATG GGGGACAGCGTTGATGTCAAGGCTCTGAGAGCCAAGTTCAACAGCAAATCCAGCACCTCGGATACCAGCAGCCGGGACAGCGGCTCGCCGAAATCTCCTCGACCTGGGTTTGGGAGAGCCATTCTTCCAGTGGCAGAGAGCGAGCTGACACAGAGACTTTCACCCACGATTCCTCCTCATCTGGCTGGCCCAGGCCCGGTGAGACTCCCGAGAATTGAGCCGATGGCGGCTTCGATCCCTCCCAGACCGGGTTCGTTCCCTCGACCGCCTGCCTATGCTGGACTCAGAACCCCCATTCAGCCAACAGATGCTACCAAAGTCAAGCAGACGGGGGAGATGCTACAGAACATGATGCTGAGGCATCAGAAGTCCCCGGTCCCCCCGGTCCCCCAGGTACCCCAGGTACCCCAGGTACCCCGACTAGGAGCTGGAAGCTCAGCTCCTGTTCCACCTCCCACCTCTACCCCTCTTCCACTCAGACAGCAGCCTCGACAGAGGAGCGCGGGGGAAGTGACCCCACTGAGGAGGCCTCTGCCCCCTGAAGGACCGATGCCCGTGAAACCTAAAAGACCTCCGACTGTCAACTTGGAGCCGTTTCGGAGGAACAGGAGAGGGCTTCCTCCTGCTCTTCCTGCCCCGAGGACGAGTGATG GCTCAGGAAGCAGAAGGATGTCTTTACCTGTAGCACCACCGGCAGTGGTCAGTCCTCCAAAACCTCCACAACGCTCTGACAAACCCAACAGACTGCAGCGGCAGATTGCCTCTGC GGACCTGGACGAAGACGAACAGGATCCCTATGACGATATCGACATTGACAAAAATG AGAACTGCAGCGAACACAGTTCACAGTGTGTTGATGGG GATGATGACGACGAGGTGTATGAGATGATTGATGA GGAGCAAGAGAAAGCCACCATGAAAGAAGTTAAGAAGAAACAGGAGAAGGACATGAAAGAGATTCAGAAAAAAATGAGTGAGCTCAAGAAGAAATTTCAG TTACAAGGAGAGATAGAGGTTATTCACACCGCCAAAGTCCGGTACGACTGGAATGGGGAAGGGAAACTGGACCTGAGCGTGCACCAGGGGGACAGCGTGGAGATCCTCCGTGTGACGGGTAACCCGGGAGGCAGATGGTTGGCACGCACTATGAATGGAAACT ATGGATACATCAACAACTCGTGTGTGGATATTGACTATGAAGCAGTGAAGATCAAACACGGGTACAAAAAATCAAACTCACAAGCGTTACCTCCACCACCCCCGGACCCACCACAGATCTTTAATATGGACTCCGACAACAGAGACAG CCTGATTCAAGATGAGG ATGACTATGATGATGTCCAACCACTACCTGAAGATTTCCCACCTCCGCCACCTGAAATCAG CATAGACCCCAAAGTGGAGAaggatttgaaaaaaaaatttaag TATGATGGACCACTCAGGGTGCTGCACACCATGTTAGTGGATCCTAACTCCATCATAAAGAAACCAGGAGCAAAAGATCTGCCTGTAACACAGGGAGAGATTGTGGATGTCATCCAGCTCACCAACAGCAAGAAAGCTCTGTGTCGCAACAGGTTTGGGAAAT ATGGTTATGTGTCCAGATCTCTTCTTCTTCCAAT GGAACAAGACATTTATGATGACGTCGACTATGCAGATG ATGTCTACGACAACGATTCTCTGTAA